TCCAGGAACTCCTTCGCGTTCTTCACCCACACGGGTGGCCCCTCATGGCGCTGGACGCGGGGCAGCGAGGCGATGGCGAACTCGAAGAGGAAGACGGCTTCGTTGCCCGCGACGTCGAAGCGGGAGTCGTGGACGGAGAAGCCCTCGCGATCGAACAGCTCTAGGAAGGCCCGGTGCGCCTTGCGGAGCTGGGGGTACAGGACGTCCTCCGTGACCCCGGGCGCACGGATCGACACGGCGAGGAGGTGACTGCCGCGTCGCTTCGCAAGCGCGCGGAGGCGAGGCACCGAGAGCGGCTTGAGGGGCTTCGGGAAGAAGAAGGGCTTCCGCGGATCCCGCAGGTATTCGCGGGCCGCGTGGACAAAGAACGCCATCTGTTCCAGGGAGACCGCGCTGGCCACGTTGCGGTTCGGGTCGACCGGGTCGACGACGACCAGGGGCTCGTCGAACTTGCGCCCCGGGGGGCGGTCGAGCTCGAGGACGGCGCCGCGGCGCCACGTCAGGCTCGCCTCGAGCACGCCCCGGAACGAGCCATACTTTAGCACGAGGAGCTCGCAGAGATACCCGCTGAACCCGCGGATCTTCGCCTCGGCGCCGTAGAGACCGATGCCCTCCGACCAGGCCTTCAGGAGACGGATCTGGTCCCCCTGGTCTCCGTTCAGGTGTCCCAGGACGTAGTCCACGTGGAGCGGCGTCCGGTCCACCGCGCTCATCCGCTGGCTCGCGTCCGTGATGTGGTAGCAGGGGACGATCTCCACCTGGATGCCGCGGAAGAACCCCCGCGTGTACGGATGCTCCGCGTACATGTGCACGCCCCGCTCCAGGATTTCCCCGAGGGCGAGGCCGCGCGTCTCGAGCTCGTCCCGGGGCAGGTCGGGCGGGAAGGCGACGAAGAGATCGACGTCGGCCCCGGTGAGGTGGGTGCCCTTGGCCACGGAGCCCGAGATGAAGGGCTTCGCCTCCCATCCCCTGGCCTTCAGGACCGCCTGGAC
The sequence above is drawn from the Thermoplasmata archaeon genome and encodes:
- the cca gene encoding CCA tRNA nucleotidyltransferase, whose product is MTLEAEILARIRPPPEEEKALEAMVRDLLAEVQAVLKARGWEAKPFISGSVAKGTHLTGADVDLFVAFPPDLPRDELETRGLALGEILERGVHMYAEHPYTRGFFRGIQVEIVPCYHITDASQRMSAVDRTPLHVDYVLGHLNGDQGDQIRLLKAWSEGIGLYGAEAKIRGFSGYLCELLVLKYGSFRGVLEASLTWRRGAVLELDRPPGRKFDEPLVVVDPVDPNRNVASAVSLEQMAFFVHAAREYLRDPRKPFFFPKPLKPLSVPRLRALAKRRGSHLLAVSIRAPGVTEDVLYPQLRKAHRAFLELFDREGFSVHDSRFDVAGNEAVFLFEFAIASLPRVQRHEGPPVWVKNAKEFLEKWRSDSRTLAGPFIVQERWTVDVARAFVEPGSLIRGSWRSLSLGKDLEKTARRSLRVRTGSAALLAAYGAAWTVLFDKRFPWER